The genomic stretch ACGAGCGCGGAAAGCGGCCGCCCGTCCTCATCTCCCTTCCGTCACTCAAGGACCTGAGCGCCTTCAAGCCCAACGTCACCTTCCAGGTGCCGCCGGGGATGAACGAGCTGCTCAACAAGAATTCGCCGAAGGACTTCCTTGAAGGCTCAGCCAGTCCCCCCGCGGGTCAGGGCATCGGGTGGCTGTGTGGGTTCAACATTCCCATCATCACCCTCTGCGCCTTCATCGTCCTCAACCTCTTCCTGTCGCTGCTGAACATCGTCTTCTTCTGGATTGCCCTCATCAAGATCTGCATCCCCATTCCCGCCTCGCTGCGCGAGCGGTTCGAGGACTGACCGCGCCATGAGCCCGAAGCTTCCCGACAGGCGCCCTCCCGTGGGCTTTCCGCTGCGGCTCGTTCCGGACGAACGCGGCGAGCTGGCGTTTCCTTCGCTGGAAGCCAGCGTGCGTCAGTCCATCGAGGTCATCCTCCGCACGCGTCCCGGCGAGCAGCTCATGCGACAGGGCTTCGGCGCCGGGCTGGAGCGGATGATGGGGCAGCCCAACACCGTATCCACCCGCCGGCGCATCCAGGAGTTGGTGCAGCGCGCGCTCACCGAGTGGGAGCCGCGCCTGGAACTCATCCGCGTGGACGTGCTGGAGCTGGCGGACCTGCCCGCCCAGGTCCGCGTGGAAATCGTCTACCGCCTGCGCCGCACGGGTGACGTGCAGCAGCTCGGGCTCGCCATGGACCTCGGAGGCTAGATGCCCATCATTCCTCCCCGACTCGACGACAGGAGCTTTCCGGACCTCGTCGAGGAGCTGCTCTCCCGCATCCCGGGCCATACCCCGGAGTGGACCCATGCCCGCGTGGGCGACCCGGGGCGCACCCTGCTGGAGCTCTTCGCCTGGCTGGCGGACTCCATCCTCTACCGCGCCAACCTGATTCCCGAGCGCCAGCGACTGGCCTTCCTTCGGCTGCTGGGCGCGAGCCTGCGTCCCGCCGAGGCCGCCAGCGGCGTGGTGAGCGTGCACTTCGACACCGAGGTGCTCCAGCCGTCCGTGTCGCTGCGGGCCTTCGCCTCGTTGCGCAAGCCCGTGCCCTTCGAAACGCTGGATGAGCTGACCGTGGTGCACCTCACCGCGGAGGCGTATCGCAAGCGCCCGCTCACGGAGACGGAGCGTCAGCAGCACGCGTCGATGCTGCCCCGGCTCGCGCAGGTCTACGGCCTGGACCCCAAGGCCCAGCACGGCTTCTACGCGACGACGCCCGTGTTCCCCCTCGGCGCCGCTGACCCGCGCGGGTTGGACCTGGTGACGGAGACGGTGGACGGAAGCCTGTGGCTCGCGCTGCTCGCCCCCAAGGCGGAACACGTGGCGGCCCTGCGCGAAGACCTGACGAAGGGGAATGGACAGGGACCTCGCGTCCTGAGCGTGGGCGTCTCCCCCGTCATGGAGGTGCCCGCCCTGTCCGAGCTGCTCGGGGCGCGTGGCCGGCTGCCGCACGTCTGGGAGGTGACGGGCACGCCCGCCGCGGACGGGTTGCCGGTCTACCACCGGATCACCGTCGTGGCGGACTCGACACAGGAGCTGTCCCGCCGGGGCGTCGTACGGCTGCTGTTGCCATCCGACCTTGGCGCGCCGGTCAATGACGTGAGGACGGACTCGCGCGCCGGCCTGGGCGACCGGCCACCCCGCCTGGACGACCCAAGGGTCGCGGCGCGCTTGGTGACCTGGCTGCGCCTGCGTCCCAGCGGAAAGCCGGAGCGCTTCGCGCTGGGCTGGGTGGACATCAACGCGGTCGAAGTGGACCAGCGCGAGACGACCGGCGGACGCCTGATTGGACAGAGCGACGGCAGCGCGGAGCAGGAGTTTCGCCTGCCCTCCGGCTCCGTGGAGCGTGCAACCTTCCAGCTCTTCATCGAAGAGCCAGGGGCGGGATACCGCGAGTGGCGGCTCATCGAAGACCTCGCGCTGGCCCGGCGCGACGAGCCCGTCTACGCCCTGGACTCCGAGGCGGGCGCCGCCCGCTGTGGTGACGGTGTGCGAGGACGCGTGCCTCCTGCGGGTGCCCAGGTGCTGGTGGCCCGGATGCGCAGCGGCGGCGGCGCCGCGGGAAATCTCCCGCCTGGCAGCCTGAAAGACATCAGCGCCTTCCGGGTCGATGGAAGCCCCGCACCGGGGCTGCGGGTGCAGCAGCCGGAGCCCACGTTGGGTGGCCGGGACGCGGAGACGCTGGCGGAGGCCGAGCGCCGCATCCCCGCGCTGCTGCGCCACGTGGACCGGGCCGTGACGGAGGAGGACTACCGGCGGCTCGCGGCGAGCACCCCCGGCGTGCAGTTGGGGCGCGTGGAGGTGCTGCCCCGCTTCGAGCCAAGGCGTCGGCGAGACGGTGTACCCGGCGTCGTCTCCGTCATGGTGTTGCCCACGGCCACGCGGCTCGAGCCGCCCTACCCGCGGGCGGACCGGCCGCTGCTGGAAGCCGTCCATGCCTACCTGGATGCGCGCCGTCCGCTCACCACCGAGCTCTACGTGATTGGCTGCGAGTACGTCCCACTGGGGCTTGGCGTGGGCATCACCGTGCGCGAGGGCTTTGGCAGGGAGACAGTGGTGCAGGCGGTGCGGCAGGCCGTGCGCCGCTTCATCTTCCCGCTGCCGGCGGGAGGCCCCACCGGAGAGGGCTGGCCGCTGGGCCGGGACGTCCAGGACCGGGAGCTCTATGTGGCGGTAGCGCAGGTCCCCGGAGTGGCCAGCATCGCCGGGGTGAGCCTCTTCGCCTGGGGAACGGTGACGCGTGTGCTGAGAGACCCTCGCCGCGCCGGAGCCACGGCCGACGTGGCGCGCTTCACGGTGGAGCCCCCTGCGCCCTCCGTCCGTCAGGCCGAGGGTCCAGTCAACCCGAGCTGGCTCCAGCTCAAGGGCAGCACCGCGACGACGCCGGTGGAGCTGTCCATCGCGGACTGGCAGCTCCCGGAGCTGCTCAAGGTGGCGGTGAATGCCGACGGGGAGGTGCCGACGATGCTCCACGGCATCGGCGATGAGGGAAGTGTTGGCATGGACTCCTCGCAGGCGGGCGTGGCGGTGCCCATGGTCCCCGAGGTCTGCTGATGGACGCCAACCGCCTCCGGTTCTACATGCTGGCGGACGCGCAGGACTGGGCCACTGAGAGCTCGGTCTCCGCGGGAGAGGTGTGCCTCTACGACGCGAAGCGCAGGACGCTCCGGCTGGGAAGTCTGGGGGAGACCCGCACCTTCGATGAAGCGCTCGACCTCGCGGTGCTCGAGCCCAGGCTCGCTCGCGTACCAGGCGCGGTGGACTCCTTCGGCACGTGGGCGTGGTGGGACGACGTGGCCGGGCAGGTGCGCGCGGCGGGCGGAGGCGCTGGCACCACCCTGCGATTCGAGCCCGCTCAGGTCGGGTTGTCCGGCGCGGTGACGGACCTGTCACCTGGAGCTGGCGGCGTCCTCTACCTCGCGGTGGCCCAGCGCGTGGTGGCGCTCCACCTGCGCAAGGTGTGGTCCGCCGTGGTGTTCCCAGCCGAGGGTATCGCCGCGCACCGCATCGCCGCGGACCCGCGGGGTGGCGCCTACGTCCTGAGCGGTCCGCCTTCCTTCGCGCCCAACGCACCTCCCGCCGTGCTCGGCCGGGTGGACGGGCAGCCGCTCCCGGACATCCTGTCCATTCCCTCAGGCGCCGGCTTGTTCCGTCCCACGGAAGAGAACCCGGACCCGCCTCGGACCCGGATGCTGGAGACGCTCGCGTGGCCTGGCGAAGTGCCGGTGGCACTCGCATGTGACACCGAGGGACGGCTGGCGGTGCTGAGCTGGGTCATGGACCCGGCGCTCGCGGGTGTCCCCGCGGACGCGGCATACGCGCGGCTGCGCTTCTACACGGGCCGCTTCTCCACGCCCGTCGCGCTGCCGGGCGTGCTGCGGCCCTTCAGTCTCGCCATCCTTCCGGACGGACGCGCCGTGGTGCTGTCGCTGCTCGACGACGGCAAGGTGGAGGCGGTGGCCTACGCGCTCCCAGCCGGTGCGTCAGAGGCGATTCCCCAGGGAGACTACTTTCCACTGCCCGGCCATGACGGGGGTCCCTTTCTCCAGGGGGCGCAGCCTCCGCACCACGCCGTCACCCCGGGGCTCGCTGACATGGCGCCTGTGCCGCTTCAAGCCCTGTCGCTGCCCCGGTGCGCCGAGCAGGGCCGCGCCACCAACCCGCCGAACCGGCCCTTCGACTCGGGCGACGGGCGCACGGTGTGGCACCGGCTGTACGTGGAGGCGCTGCTGCCCCCACGCACCGGAGTGCGCGTCTGGCTCGCCGCCACCGACGCGCCCCTCGCTCCGCCCAGCGCCTCGCCGCACTGGCACGAGCATCGCCTGGGCCTCGTCCCGGAAGCCCCTGTTCATCCAGACGTCCCGCACGGGAGCTGGGTACCGCTGCCGTCGGAGGTGCCGTTCCAACCGGGGATGCTGCCCGCGCCGCCGGCCCCGGGCGAAAGTGGCCTGTTCACCGTCCTCATCCAGCGCGCCCACACGAAGGTGCGTGCGCTCTCCGGACGGTACCTGTGGGTGCGGGTGGAGCTGTTCGGCGACGGCCGCAGGACGCCCGAAGTGGGAGCGCTGCGCGCGTATGCATCGCGCTTCTCCTACGTGGACAACTACCTGCCGTCCCTCTATCGCGAGGAGCTCTTCGGCGAGGACGCGGACACCGCCGGCCGGGCGACTCCCGCGGACTTCCTGGAGCGTTTCCTCGGCATCGTCGAGGGTGTGCTGACGCCCATCGAGGACCGCATCGCCCATGCGCACGTCCTCACCGACCCGGGGCACGTGCCTGGTGATTCGCTGGAGTGGCTCGCGAGCTGGGTAGGCCTCTCCTTCGACCCCGTCGTGGGCGAAAGCCAGCGGCGCGCGATGCTTCGGTCCGCGCCCGCGCTCGCCCGGCGGCGCGGCTGCGTCGAGGGCCTGCGCCTGGCGCTGGACCTGGTCACGGACGGCGCGGTGAACCGAGGCGCGGTGGTGGTGGTGGAGGACTTCCGGCTTCGGCGCACGCTGGCCACCATCCTCGGCGCGGACCTCGCGGACGCGGAGGACCCGTTGCTGCCGGGCCTGGCCCGGAGCGGGAACTCCTACGTGGGCGACACGCTCTTCCTCGGGGATGAGACGCGCAAGGAGTTCCTGGCCGTCTTCGGAGACGAAACGCTGCGGACCCGGGCGGAAGCGGAGGCGGTGGAGCAGCTCCTGGAGCGGCTGGCACACCGGCTCACGGTGCTGGTGCACCAGGGCACGGACACGCGGACCCTGGGCCTCATCCGGAAGGTGGCGGAGCAGGAGGCCCCCGCGCACGTGCAGGTCTCCGTCATCACCGCGAGCCGTCCGCTGCTCGTCGGAGTCGCGTCGCTGGTGGGCGTGGACACCTACGTCGGGCCCGCCCCCGCCCCCACCTCGGTGCGGGTGGGCCACAGCGTGCTGGGGCTCGCGGACGTCATCGAACGCCCGTCGAGCCTGGACCCCAGATTGGAAGGAGGTTGATGACCATGTCGCCCCCGAATGACGCCTTGCTCGACGCGGAGACGCGAGACCGGCTCCACTACGACACCGGCGTGCTCCTGGACGCGGGAGACTTCACCGCCGAGCAGACCTATCACCGAGGCCGGCTCACCCGGGCCCTGGCGTACCTCCACGGCGTCGGGACGGTGGCCGGACTCAAGGTGAGTCACCACGAGGGCACCGAGCCGGAGCATGAGGAGCTCCGGGTGTCCGCCGGGCTCGCGTTGGACCCCTTCGGCCGGTTGGTGGAAGTGCCCACGGACGCGTGTCTCAAGCTGGACCGCTGGTACTGGCAGGAGCCGCTGGAGATGGCCGACTTCGGCGTCTTCACCCCCGCCGAGTACCGGCTGAGCCCCGATGCCGCGGGCTTTCCGCCCACGGGGGTGGTGGCGGACCTCTTCCTGCGTTTCCTCCAGTGCGAGCGCGGCAAGACGCCTGCCTTCGCGGCGGGGCCCTTCGACGCCATGGACGCCGTGGTCGCCTCGCGCATTCGCGACGGCTACGAGCTGCGACTGGTGCCACGCTCCACGGCGTATCCCCCTCCGGAAGTCCCCAAGAGCCCCTTCCCGGACCCCGTGGACGAGCCAGACCCGGTGCAACGGCGCCTCAAGCTTCGGCAGGCCATCTTCAGCGCCTGGCGAGGCAGCCGCGAACAAGAGCTGGCGAAGCTGTGGAGCGACACCTTCATCCCAGCCTCGCTGCTGACGGACCCGACCCAGCCCGACCTGAAGATGAGGGATCCCGCGTGGGTCTTCCTCGCCCGCGTCGTCATCGGAGCAACGGACGTGGAGGACGTGCGCGGCACGGAGGTGCGGCCCACGCGGCAGGGGAATGTCTACGTCGACAATGACCTGAGGCCCTTCAGCCTCTCTACCGCCGCGCTCGCCCGGTGGATGGGCGTCTTCTAAGCCCGACTCTCTCGAAGGGGGATAACCGTGTTCAACCCAACCAGTGGACCCGCCCGGGAGAAGCTCACCTGGGAGACGGCACAAGCGCTGGAGACCGCCCGGGCAATGGTGCACGACGACCGGCGCGTGCGCTCTTTCTTCTTCGACGGGCGCTTCCTCACCGCGAAGGACCTCACGCGGGAGCAGAACTACTTCCTCACGCGGCAGGCAGACCTCTCACGGGCCAATGGCACCGGGGTGATGCACGGACTGACCGTCACGCCCAGCCAGGACCGAACGACGCTCACCGTCCGCCTGGGCCATGGGCTGACACCCGGCGGCGAATTGGTGGTCGTGCCTCGTGACTTGACGGGCATCCGCCTTGACGACATCCCGGAGATTCAGCGGCTGGACGCGGCCTTCGGACTCGCCCCCGTGCCGCGCGAGCTGGCGCGGAGCCGGTCTGGGTTGTACGTGCTGGTGCTGCGCCCCGTGGAGTACACGGCGAACCCGGTTGCTTCGTACCCCACGTCGCTGGGCGCCGCGCGGACCACGCAGGACGGCGACATCATCGAGGCGGTGGCGCTGACGCTCATCCCCTACCCAGACCCGGTGGGCGGCGGCACCTTCGAGACGCGCCGCGGCCGCGCGGCCCATGAAGTCTTCGCCGGTGCGGGGATGCGGAACCTCCCCGTGGACGCGCTGCCGCTGGCGATGCTGGCACTGGACCGAGGCACCCTCCGCTGGCTGGACACCTTCCTGGTGCGACGTGAGGTGGGCGCCGAACAGCGCAGCGTGGTGGGCTTCGGCGTGGCCTCGCGGGAGCTGCGTGAAGCCCACGCGCTTCAATATCAGCAGCACCTGAAGGAGGTGCTCCAGGCGCGTCGCGCAGCGGGCCAGAGCGAGCGGTTCCTCGCAAGCGAGCACTTCTTCACGCTGCCCGCCGCGGGGACCCTGCCCGCGGCGGCCATTGAGGCGGGCAGCCTCACGGAGTTCTACTTCCCGCCCGAAGTGGACGTCGAGCTGACGGTGGTGGCCGAGGACGAGCTCGGCGCCATCCTCGACGAGTCCCTTCAACTGCCCCCCATCGACCTCACGCAGACGGGCGAGGCCCTGGAGTCGGTGTCCGTCCTGGTGATGGTGCCCGTGGCGCGCCATGGCATGGCGCAGCGGCTGGAGGGCCTCCGCGAGGTGCTGCGCGCGGCGCCGCTCAAGCTGCGGGCGGCGGCGGTGGGACAGGTGGCGCGGCGGCTGCCCGCGCATGCCCTGCTGGACCTCACGCGCCGCTGGCAGGTCCAGCCCGTGCCCGAGGCGCCCGTGACAGACCTGGTGGACGCGGCGTGGAGCGAGCTGCTCTCCGGCTCGCGGACCCTCTGGTATGCCTGCCGTCGCAGCCTGCCGTACCACCACTCCGCGGCGGGCCAGCCGCTGCCCGAGCCGGAGGACCACGACGGCGAGCAGCACTTCGAGGAGCTCGTGAAGAAGCTCCGGCAGGCGGAGCTCTATGACGAGTTCTCCGCCCTGCCCCAGCGCGGCACCGCCATGGCCATTGGACAGCTCGTTCCCGTGCTCAACACGCTCGCCCACGGAACCACGCGATGGCAGTTCGCGGGCCTGGCCTCCGCCACGCTGCGGCTGGAGCGCCTCCAGCACAAGGAGTACATGGCCGCGCTCAACCGCTTCCCTGCCACCGTCAAGCAGGGCCTGGCGAGGCTCGAGGCGGCACCCAGCCTCCTGAACGTGCCGCTGGCCACCCTGGCCGCGTCCTACCGGATGCCGGACATCGGGGCCTACGTGATGACGCTCACCGCCGCGGCCTACGCCACGTTCGTGACGGAGCTGAAGAAGCTGCTGGATGAAGGCGTGTCGCTCGACGAGGCGTTCCTGGCGCTGCGGAGCTGAGAGATGATCACCAAGCCGATTGCGGATCCACTGGCCAACGAACATGTGCTCCGCGTGGAGCCACGCATGGCGCCCTTCGGCGTGGACGCCGAGTGGCGGAGGAGGGCCCACTTCTTCACGGGACGCGCCGTGTCGGCGGACGCGCTCGCGCTGGAACAGGAACATCGCGCGGGGAGGCTCGCGCTCCTGGGCCAGCACCTCACGCCGGGCATCGTCGCCGGGCTGGAGGTGCATCTGGAGCGGGTGGGCACGCAGACCTTCATTCATGTCCGGCCCGGCAACGGCATCGCCGTGACAGGCGAGGACGTCATCGTCCGCCGGCAGCTCCGCGCCCCGCTGGGAAAGATTCCCCTCTTCCCAGGAGACCGGGACCCTTCCACGTTCTCCCTGGAGGCACTCGCCAACGAGGAGCCCCCCGCGGACCCTCCGCCGTTTCCCAAAGCCGCGGTACTGGTGCTGGTCCCCACCACGTCCGTGCTGACGCCACCGGCCTCGCAGACGGGCGCCTGCGAGGTGGACCCGGAGTCCTATGCCTTCGAGGACGCGGTGCGCACGGAAGGCGCGGCGCTGGTGCTCTGGGGCTGGCCCGAGGGCTGGTACATGCCGCAGGACTACTCCCTGCGCTGGCGCAGCCGGCTGGTGTACAGCCTCTTCGAGCGGGAACGCCGTCGCCGGAGTGGACAGCTCGCCCCCTGGGAGCACGCGGGCGTTCCACTTGGACTGATGGGCTTCGGGGAGGGTCCGGACGGTCCCGAGGCGTTGTTCGTCGACCGGCATGCGGTGGCGCGGGCGGGTGGACTGCCACGCGCGCGCACGGCGTTGCTGAAATCCCGCGGCTCGCCCGTGCTGTGGCAGGCGCGCATCCTCCAGTTCAACGACCACCTGGCGGAGCTTCCCCCAGAGCGGCTCGCCCAGGACAAGGCCATCCTCTACTTCCGCCGCCTGCCGCCCGTGGGCGTGCTGCCTCCGGATGCCGTGGACTACCGCGCATGGACGCGGCGCTTCTTCCCCGACCGGTTCGAGTTGGAGGCGGTCCCCATTCCACTGGAACAGCTCGACACGGTGGCGATGGCCAGCGCGGCCCTGGAGCCGTTGGACATCACCCGAGAGGAGCGCGTTCGCATCCTCGTCCCCGTGCCTGGCGCCGTCTATGAGCCGGGGCTGCTGCATGACGCACCGCTGGACCCCGCCTTCCTCGCTGCCATCGAAGAAGGACTTCAGCGCCTGGGCGGATGGCTGAAGCGGCGCATCGTCGTGCGTGCACGGATGAGCACCCTCAAGGACAACCTGTACGGCGCCACCGGCAAGCACTTTCCCCTGGTGGACCCGGAAGCCGACCCGGACGAGGCGCGCTACATCCCCGCCGCCGACCCGACGAACCCCACCGAAGAGGATTACGGAACGTCGGGTGAGACGGTGCCCTCGGCCGAGGCCTACCTCCAGAACCACTTCGAGCCGTCCTGG from Myxococcus xanthus encodes the following:
- a CDS encoding GPW/gp25 family protein, with product MSPKLPDRRPPVGFPLRLVPDERGELAFPSLEASVRQSIEVILRTRPGEQLMRQGFGAGLERMMGQPNTVSTRRRIQELVQRALTEWEPRLELIRVDVLELADLPAQVRVEIVYRLRRTGDVQQLGLAMDLGG
- a CDS encoding putative baseplate assembly protein, which codes for MPIIPPRLDDRSFPDLVEELLSRIPGHTPEWTHARVGDPGRTLLELFAWLADSILYRANLIPERQRLAFLRLLGASLRPAEAASGVVSVHFDTEVLQPSVSLRAFASLRKPVPFETLDELTVVHLTAEAYRKRPLTETERQQHASMLPRLAQVYGLDPKAQHGFYATTPVFPLGAADPRGLDLVTETVDGSLWLALLAPKAEHVAALREDLTKGNGQGPRVLSVGVSPVMEVPALSELLGARGRLPHVWEVTGTPAADGLPVYHRITVVADSTQELSRRGVVRLLLPSDLGAPVNDVRTDSRAGLGDRPPRLDDPRVAARLVTWLRLRPSGKPERFALGWVDINAVEVDQRETTGGRLIGQSDGSAEQEFRLPSGSVERATFQLFIEEPGAGYREWRLIEDLALARRDEPVYALDSEAGAARCGDGVRGRVPPAGAQVLVARMRSGGGAAGNLPPGSLKDISAFRVDGSPAPGLRVQQPEPTLGGRDAETLAEAERRIPALLRHVDRAVTEEDYRRLAASTPGVQLGRVEVLPRFEPRRRRDGVPGVVSVMVLPTATRLEPPYPRADRPLLEAVHAYLDARRPLTTELYVIGCEYVPLGLGVGITVREGFGRETVVQAVRQAVRRFIFPLPAGGPTGEGWPLGRDVQDRELYVAVAQVPGVASIAGVSLFAWGTVTRVLRDPRRAGATADVARFTVEPPAPSVRQAEGPVNPSWLQLKGSTATTPVELSIADWQLPELLKVAVNADGEVPTMLHGIGDEGSVGMDSSQAGVAVPMVPEVC
- a CDS encoding phage tail protein; the encoded protein is MDANRLRFYMLADAQDWATESSVSAGEVCLYDAKRRTLRLGSLGETRTFDEALDLAVLEPRLARVPGAVDSFGTWAWWDDVAGQVRAAGGGAGTTLRFEPAQVGLSGAVTDLSPGAGGVLYLAVAQRVVALHLRKVWSAVVFPAEGIAAHRIAADPRGGAYVLSGPPSFAPNAPPAVLGRVDGQPLPDILSIPSGAGLFRPTEENPDPPRTRMLETLAWPGEVPVALACDTEGRLAVLSWVMDPALAGVPADAAYARLRFYTGRFSTPVALPGVLRPFSLAILPDGRAVVLSLLDDGKVEAVAYALPAGASEAIPQGDYFPLPGHDGGPFLQGAQPPHHAVTPGLADMAPVPLQALSLPRCAEQGRATNPPNRPFDSGDGRTVWHRLYVEALLPPRTGVRVWLAATDAPLAPPSASPHWHEHRLGLVPEAPVHPDVPHGSWVPLPSEVPFQPGMLPAPPAPGESGLFTVLIQRAHTKVRALSGRYLWVRVELFGDGRRTPEVGALRAYASRFSYVDNYLPSLYREELFGEDADTAGRATPADFLERFLGIVEGVLTPIEDRIAHAHVLTDPGHVPGDSLEWLASWVGLSFDPVVGESQRRAMLRSAPALARRRGCVEGLRLALDLVTDGAVNRGAVVVVEDFRLRRTLATILGADLADAEDPLLPGLARSGNSYVGDTLFLGDETRKEFLAVFGDETLRTRAEAEAVEQLLERLAHRLTVLVHQGTDTRTLGLIRKVAEQEAPAHVQVSVITASRPLLVGVASLVGVDTYVGPAPAPTSVRVGHSVLGLADVIERPSSLDPRLEGG